CTCAATGCGCTGATCAGGGCCATCGGCAAGGGCGGCCAGGATGCGTACGGCATGCACGTGATCGGTTTTCTCAATGGGTTCCGCGGCCTGGTGCAGGATCGCAGTATGGAACTGGATGACCGTACCCTCTCCGGGATCCTGACATACGGCGGCACGATACTGGGGACCAGCCGTGACAAACCAAACCGTATGACCATAGGGGACAAGACGCGGGACATGACCGATGCGATTGTCGATACCTATCACCGACACCATCTTGATGCGCTCGTATGCATCGGAGGCGCTGGTACCCAGAAGAACTCGATACTCCTGAAGAACGCTGGTCTCAATGTGGTGACGCTTCCAAAAACGATTGACAATGATGTGGCCGTGACCGACACGTGTGTCGGCTTTGACACTGCGGTGAGCATTGCGACGGAGGCAATAGATAGGCTTCATTCTACGGCTACGAGTCATAATCGGGTGATCGTCGTCGAGGTCATGGGTCATCGGGCCGGATGGCTGGCGCTGAGCGCCGGCACGGCCGGTGGCGCGGACGTGATCCTGATTCCTGAAATTCCGTATCGAGCGGAGCGCGTTGCAGAGTCTATTCGCGAGAGAACCCGGAAAGGAAAGCGATTCAGCATTGTGGTGGCGGCTGAAGGCGCCATGTCAAAGCAGGACGCCAAGACAGTCGAGGCACTTGCAACAAAGAAACGCAATGCCGAAAGCAAGCAGGCGCGGCAGAAAGCATCGGATCAACTCAGCGCGTTCCATGAGGCGCATGTGGGGCACACCATCGGGCTTACTAAGGAACTGGAGCGATTGACAGGGCAGGAGTCCCGCCTGACCATTCTGGGTCACCTTCAGCGGGGAGGGACGCCTTCCGCGGCGGACCGCGTATTGGCTACATGGCTGGGCACAGAGTGTGTCCGTCTCCTTAAAGAGGAGCACTACGGCGTCATGGTTGCAGTCCAGGGCCGCGAGATCAAGGCTGTGCCTCTGGAAGAGGTCGCGGGCAAGAAGAAGTTCGTGCCGATCAATCACCCGCTGATCGAAAGTGCGCGGCTGGTGAGCACGTCGTTTGGCGACTGAGCCGCGTGCACGCTTACCGCACGGATGGAAGTCCCGACCAAGGATGTTCTTTAGAAGCATGTTTGCTGCAAGCCGATTTTTTTATCCCGTCCCCCTTAATGCAGGAGCGGTATGTGCCGATACTACAAGATTATGAGGGACACACGCGCCGGGCTATCGACATCTGACGCACGCGCTGTCGTGGGCATCTGCCAGGATAGAAACGAGATATGATCACCCGTCGTCACTTTCTCCGTCTGCTGGCTGTTTCTCCCGGTCTCGGCGCGGGCGTCTACACATGGCGCTGGGAGCCTCGCTGGGTAGAGATCGTACCACGGCGGCTGCCGGTGCGCTCCCTGCCAGACTGCCTTGCGGGCGCCCGGCTGGTGCAGCTCAGTGACCTGCACATCGGTCCGCATGTGGACGACGCTTACCTGATCCACGCCTTTCAGAAGGTGAAACGACTTGCTCCCGACATCGTGGTCTATACGGGCGACTTCACGAGCTACGAGAGGAACGTCTTTGCGCATGCCGGCCGGATGTTTCCGCAGCTGCCGCGAGGAAGACGTGCTACTTTTGCAGTGCTGGGCAACCACGATTATGGCAGCACGTGGAAGGACTCGGGGATTGCCGACAGGTTCGTCACGTTGCTCGCTGCGGCGGGAGTGCGAATCCTGCGCAACGAGGTCGCTGAGGTCGACGACCTGCAGATTGCCGGGCTGGATGACCTGTGGGCTGGTCGTCTTGAGCCGGTGAGGACCTTCGCGGCCCTTGATCCTGCCAAGGCATCCCTCGTACTGGCCCACAACCCGGACGCGGCTGATCTGCCGGGCTGGGGAGGCTACACAGGATGGATTCTCGCCGGACACACTCACGGCGGGCAGTGCAAACCCCCCTTTCTCCCGCCCCCTCTGCTGCCTGTGCGGAACCGACGGTACACGTCAGGCGAGTTTGCGCTCTCTGGCGGACGCCGCATGTACATCAACAGGGGGATCGGCCATACGCTCCAGGTGCGATTCAATGTCCGTCCCGAGGTCACGCTCTTTCACCTCGAGCGTGCGTGAAGAAATAGAAGCGGTCTTACGGATGATATGATCAACTTTTCTTGAGTGTTACAAGGTACAACTTCTTCGGCAATCCGGTCTCCTCAAACTCCTCGATACCTACAATCTGATAGCCCGTTGCCAGATGTTCTATTTTCTCCCTATTGAAGAAATGGACGACAAATCCTCCTCCTATCTCCCACATATCTTCACCACGATGTGTTCCTGTCCTATAGTGAGGGTCTCCCGTGTGACGGACCGTGTAGATGTTGAGACTACCAGGTTTGAGCACTCGACGGATTTCTTCTGAGAGAAACTCAAGTTCCGAGGTAGTGAGCGCCATGCAGTAGAGCATGTGTGAGTAGCATCCATCGAAGAAATTGTCATCGAAAGGGAGACGTTGACGAATATCGTGATGCATCGTTATGACCGAAGATGAAATACCGATTATTCTGGCTTTCTTCTTTATGGTCCTCCGGCCTTCCTCACTGTAGTCGAGTGCATAGACCCTGAACCCTTGTTGTGCTAAGAACAAGGTGTCTCTGCCCTGACCACTTCCAAGCTCCAGAATAGTCTTTGCTTTCTGTTTCCTGAACGTCTCAACTGCTTTAAGAACAGGATAGCTGGGTTCGTCACCAAACATGTCTACATTCTCGACATAGGTTTTCTCCCAATGTTCCTGCTGATGGTTCAATGCTGCTCTATCTGGGTCCATTTCCATCTCCGCCTCTGAGAACCTCTTTTATCATAAATTCTTTCACAGCACAGATCACATAACAAGAAGAAAACGTCGATTACAACGAAACCCGGATGATGCGCCTTCCTGTCGTTCGCAAGATAGTCGCAGGAATGGTTGGAATACCCTTCACTTGCCCCCACGATTTTGTCTGAAGAATCCTGCATTTTTTTCCGAAAATTGATCCTTGAAGAAGCAATCCTTAGTAAAACTAATTGGTTATGTT
The Syntrophorhabdales bacterium DNA segment above includes these coding regions:
- a CDS encoding ATP-dependent 6-phosphofructokinase, producing the protein MAQHVGVITSGGDCPGLNALIRAIGKGGQDAYGMHVIGFLNGFRGLVQDRSMELDDRTLSGILTYGGTILGTSRDKPNRMTIGDKTRDMTDAIVDTYHRHHLDALVCIGGAGTQKNSILLKNAGLNVVTLPKTIDNDVAVTDTCVGFDTAVSIATEAIDRLHSTATSHNRVIVVEVMGHRAGWLALSAGTAGGADVILIPEIPYRAERVAESIRERTRKGKRFSIVVAAEGAMSKQDAKTVEALATKKRNAESKQARQKASDQLSAFHEAHVGHTIGLTKELERLTGQESRLTILGHLQRGGTPSAADRVLATWLGTECVRLLKEEHYGVMVAVQGREIKAVPLEEVAGKKKFVPINHPLIESARLVSTSFGD
- a CDS encoding metallophosphoesterase, which codes for MITRRHFLRLLAVSPGLGAGVYTWRWEPRWVEIVPRRLPVRSLPDCLAGARLVQLSDLHIGPHVDDAYLIHAFQKVKRLAPDIVVYTGDFTSYERNVFAHAGRMFPQLPRGRRATFAVLGNHDYGSTWKDSGIADRFVTLLAAAGVRILRNEVAEVDDLQIAGLDDLWAGRLEPVRTFAALDPAKASLVLAHNPDAADLPGWGGYTGWILAGHTHGGQCKPPFLPPPLLPVRNRRYTSGEFALSGGRRMYINRGIGHTLQVRFNVRPEVTLFHLERA
- a CDS encoding methyltransferase domain-containing protein, with the translated sequence MDPDRAALNHQQEHWEKTYVENVDMFGDEPSYPVLKAVETFRKQKAKTILELGSGQGRDTLFLAQQGFRVYALDYSEEGRRTIKKKARIIGISSSVITMHHDIRQRLPFDDNFFDGCYSHMLYCMALTTSELEFLSEEIRRVLKPGSLNIYTVRHTGDPHYRTGTHRGEDMWEIGGGFVVHFFNREKIEHLATGYQIVGIEEFEETGLPKKLYLVTLKKS